The following DNA comes from Ornithinimicrobium avium.
AGGTGCCTGCGCGACCCCTTCCCTCGAGCACGCCGTCGGCCTCGAGCTCGCGGTAGGCCCGGGCGACCGTGTTCGGCGCGATGCCGAGGTCACCGGCCAGCCGGCGGACGGTGGGCAGCCGGTCCCCGGGGGCGAGGACGCCCTCGGAGACCTGGGCGATGATCTGCCCACGCAGCTGGGCGAAGGGCGGTTCGGCGGAAGTCGGGTCGATGCGAAGCATCACGCGCCCGCCCCGTGCGGGTCGCCGGTCGGGGCACGGCCGCCCCAGAGCCGGTCGCGGACGTGCTGCGCCTCGGTGCGGCGCCCCGGCCCAGCGGCGACGAGCAGCGCGACTCCCACCAGGACGACGGGCAGCAGGTAGCCCGCCACCAGCACCGCCAGGCTCCAGCCGGGCCCGATCTGGCCGGACACCACCGCCGCCGTCGACGCGGCGTCGTCGAGGACGTTGCCGGTAGCGGCCAGGGCGAGCAGGCTGAGGATCGGGGCCGCCATCGACAGCGAGCTGAGGGTGTCGGCACGGACCGCGTCCTGCCAGTAGAGCTCGACCTCGTCCCGGGCCGGCTGCGGCGAGTCGAGCACGCGTCGGGTCGCCAGCCAGGAGAGCAGGACGACGACGGGGATGCCGACGGCGAGCACGGGCACCGGGCTGAGCAGGACGGTGCCCGCGTCGAACCACTCGGTGCCGCCGAGCAGCAGGGCGCCGACGAGGGCCACCATCCCGAGTCCGACGAAGCCCCGCCCGAGCGTCCGCAGGTAGGGCGGCAGGTAGTCCTCCAGCGTCGGGGTCGTCGCCCGCGCGGTGCGCGGGCCCTCGGCCAGCACCCCGGGCCGGGCGAGGTCGGCCAGCGCGGCACCGGCGGCGCCGACGACGAACATCACCGAGAGCACGAAGAACCCGCCCGCGGCCTGGTCGGCCCCCTCCCAGGTCCGGGCAAGGACGAGCGCGACGAGGCCGGCGAGGAGGATCCCCATACCGGCGCCGCGGGAGCGGAACCCGAGGCGCGCCTCGAGCCGGGCCTCCTGGTCGGCGGGCACCTGCGCTCCGGCCTTGCGGGCGAACGCCCGGCGCAGGTGGGCGCGGTAGGGGCCGAAGGACGGCAGCAGCAGCGCGACGGCTCCCACGACGAGCAGGACGATCGCGTCGACCAGCATGTGGACCTCCCTGAGTGGTTGACACAAAGGTTGGCACAAGGGGTTGGGTTGTGTCAACACAAGGTGTGCCGGCCCGCCGTTCGTCCGGGCGCGCAGCGCATCATGGACGGCATGACTGACGACGCCCTTCACGACATCATCGCCGGCGGCAAGCTGTGCGTCATCGCCACGATCCGCAAGGACGGACGGCCCCAGCTGTCGCAGGTCACCTACGCCTACGACCGCGGGCGCGACATGGTCCGCGTCTCGGTGACCGACTCCCGTGCCAAGACCGCCAACCTGCGGCGCGACCCGCGCGGGACGCTGCTCGTGCAAGGTCCTGGAGGCTGGGCCTACGCCGCCGCGGAGTTCCGGGCGGAGGTGCTGCCGGTGACCACCGACCCGCACGACGCCAGCGCCGACGAGCTCGTGGACATCTACCGCTCGGTCGCCGGGGAGCACCCGGACTGGGAAGAGTTCCGCGAGGCGATGGTGACCGAGAGACGGCTGCCGCTGCACCTCCACCTCGACAAGGTCCTGGGGATGGCCGGCCGGCACTGATCGCCTCGTGCTCGGTTCCGCCCGGCGTGCACGATCGACCCTCACCTGGGGTTTCGTGGGCGATCCCGTGATCGTGCACGCCGGCCGGAACATGATCGGCCAGGGAGCTGCCGTCCGTCCTACGCTGGACGGATGAGGGTCGCCATCAACGGCGTCGGCGTGGCCGGCCCGGCGCTTGCCTACTGGTTGCGCAGGTCCGGCCACGAGCCGGTGCTCTTCGAGCGGGCGCCCGCGCTGCGCACCGGCGGCTACGTCATCGACTTCTGGGGTAGGGGGTACGAGCTCGCCGACCGCATGGGCGTGCTGCCCGAGCTGCGCGAGCGCGGGTACCTGGTCGAGGAGCTGCGGACGGTGGACGCAACCGGCCGGACGAGGGCCAGCATCGACCTCAGACCGATGCGTGAGGCGCTCGGCGAGCGCTTCCTCAGCGCCCGGCGCAGCGACCTCTCGGCGATGGTGCTCGCCGCGTGCGGGGACGTGGTGACGCACTTCGGAGTGTGGGTCGAGGACCTGGCGCAGGACGCCGGGGGCGTGGACGTGACGCTCTCGGACGGGCGCACCGACCGCTTCGACCTCGTCGTCGGCGCCGACGGGCTGCACTCGCACGTGCGGTCCCTCGCGTTCGGCCCCGCGGAGCAGTTCGAGAAGCCGCTCGGCGCCGTCGTGGCCGCGGTGCGGATGGAGGACTACCCGCACCGGGACGAGCTGGTCTACGTCCTGCACACCGTGCCACGCCGCCAGGCTTCCCGGTTCTCGATGCGCGACGGCGAGACCCTCAGCCTGCTGATCTGCCGCGACGACGTCGCGGGGCCGGACGCATTCGGGCGCCCCTCCGCTCCCGAGCCGACACCCGCCGAGCAGCGGGCCGCCCTGCGGCACGCGTTCGCAGGTATGGGGTGGGAGACGCCGGAGATTCTCGCCCGCCTCGAGACGGCGGAAGACTTCTACTGCGACCGGGTCAGCCAGATCCATCTGCCGAGCTGGTCGACGGGCCGGGTCGCGCTGGTCGGTGACGCGGCGGCGTGCGCCTCGCTGCTCGCCGGCGAGGGCACCGGACTGGCGATGATCGAGGCCTACGTGCTGGCCGGCGAGCTGGCCCGGCACGTGGACGACATACCCGCCGGGCTGCGCGCCTACGAGGACCGGCTCCGGGACTTCGTCACCACCAAGCAGCGGTCAGCGCTGCGGATGCTGGGCTTCTTCGCACCGAGCGACGCGCTGGCCCTAGCGGTGCAGGAGCTGGGCGTACGCATCGCGTCGGTACCGTTCGTCACCCGGCTGGCCGCGCGCCGGGTGGGCGACGACGTGGAACTGCCACGTTACGAGGCTGGGGGCTAGAGACCGCCGAAGGCGTCCAGCAGATCGCGTCGCGCTGCCGGTCCCGCTCCCGCCTCCCGGCAACCGCACGTGATGTGGCGCGGGGCCGGCTGAGCCCCGAGCCCCCGTATTCCCGAGCAGGCTTGACCCGCGTCATGGAGTGCCGGGCTGTTCCTCCGTACGTTCGGGGTGTCAGGGCGTGAGAGGACTCCGCCCGGCACACGACATACGAAGAGGGATGGAAGAGACATGGAACTGTTCGGACAGGCGCTCGGGCTCGGGACGATAGGGCTGGTGGCGGGTGTGGTCGGGGCCGTGGTGGCCGCGCTGGCGACGCGGGGCTCGACGTCGACGCTGACCAGCTACGTGCAGCACTTCGCTGCCGGGCTCATCATCGCGGCGGCGACACTGGACCTGCTGCCGGAGGCCCTGGCGCTCGGCGGTGGGTGGCCGCTGATCGTCGGGTTCGTGGTCGGCACGGCGTTCATGCTGGCGCTTCGCGCGGTTCTCAACCGCTTCGGGCACGGGCACGCTGCCGGTGAGGGTCACGACCACGAGGACCACGCAGGTCACGGCGGCGGCACCGCGCTTGCCGCGAGGCCCCAGGTCGTCGCCGGTGTGAACCTGCGCCTGGCCATCGCCCTGGCGGTCGTCGTCCTGATCGACGGAGCGATCATCGGTGTCGCGCTCTCCGCCGGCGGTGCGGCAGCCCTGCTGATCGCGATCGCGCTGTCCATCGAGCTGCTCTTCGTCGCCGCCTCCGTCGCGGGGTCGACCCGGGGTGCCGGCGGCACGGTCGCCACGGCCGTGGGTGTCGGTGCCTTCGTCGCCGTGATGATGCCGGTGGGTGCTGTGCTTGGTGCGCTGGTCTTCGCCGGCGTGTCCTCGACGTTGCTGGTGGCCGGGCTGGCGTTCGGTGCCGCGGCCCTGCTGTTCACCGCGGTAGCCGAGCTGCTGGTCGAGGCCTACGAGATCAAGGAGAGCGCGGGCACCATCGCGATGGCCGCCGGAGGCTTCCTGCTCTTCCTGGTCCTGATGATGCTCATGTGAACTCGCCACCGTGGGCCGCCGCAGGGAGCCTGCGGCGCCTACAGTGGGGGCATGCGCAGCCCCGTCGTGAGACTGGTCATCGGACTGCTGCTCGCCGCGGCGGGTGCCGTCTGGACCCTGCAGGGCCTGGGGTACCTGCAGGGCAGCTCCATGACCGGGGTCACCCTCTGGGCCGTGGTCGGGCCCCTGGTGCTGCTCGCCGGGATCTGGCTGGCGGTCAGCAGCCGGAGGGCACGCCGGTCATGAGCGCGCAGCCCGAGATCGTCGACCTGGAGCCCACGCCGACCGTGGCCGTCCGCGGCACGGTGACGATGGCCGAGCTCCGCGACTTCTACGACCGCTCCTTCGGCACGGTGGCCAAGGCCGTGGCGCAGCAGGGGATCACTCCCTCGGCGGCCTACGGTCTCTTCCTCGCCCCGCCCGCCGACGGCGTCGAGCTGGAGGTGGGGATGCTCGTCAACGGTGCCTTCGAGGTGGACGGTGACGTCACACCGTCCAGCCTCCCGGGCGGCCGGGCCGCGCATCTCGTGCACACCGGTCCCTACGACGACCTCCCGGCCTCGTGGCAGCGGCTGACGACGTGGGTCGACGAGCAGGGGCTCACACCCGCGGGGCCGATGTGGGAGGTCTACGTCACCGAGCCGACCCCGGAGTCCGACCCGGCGACCCTGCGGACCGACCTCTTCTGCAGCCTCGCCTGATCCGGGTCAGGCCCGCAGCCGGTAGGTCAGCGAGGCGTTGCCCGTCGACGTCGTCCGCCCCTCGACCAGCTCCAGGCGCGTGACCGGCACCGTCTCGTCGAAGAGCCGCCGGCCCACGCCGACGACCGGGTGGGTCGTGAGCGTCAGCGCGTCGATCACGCCCGCCAGGAAGAGCGAGCGCACCGTCTCGACGCCGCCGTTGACGGCGATCGTCCCGGTCTCGCCGTTCGCCGCGAGGGCCCGGAGGTAGTCCACCGGGTCGCCCTCCACGATCGAGGAGCCCTGCCAGCGGGACACGTCGTCCAGCGTGGAGGTGATCACGTGCTTGCGCACCGGGTTGATGAAGGCGCCGAACGGGTCGTCGGCGCCGGGCCAGTAGTCCGCCCACTCCTGCCACAGCTTGCGGCCGAGGACGACGTCGGTCACGTCGGCGATGGCCGCCCCCATGCCCGCCATGTCGTCGGGGCCGAACGAGTCGAACTGCCACCGGTCGGGTGACTCGACCACCCCGTTCACCGAGCTGAACAGGTGGGCGGTGACCTTGCGTGCCATGGGAAGTCTCCTTGTGGTGCCGTCCTGGACGGGTCGACTCTGCCACGTCCCCGGACTCGGCGCCGACCTTCACCACCCAGCAGAAAAGCGACTAAACTACATACTGTAGGAGATGCCGCACCGTCGGCCACCCGTCCCGCGGGCGACGTCCCCGTGAGGAGGTCGGGAACCGTGCTGACGAGGCTGAGGGAGGCGCACCCGGTCTGGCACGCGGTCGCCTGGATCGCGGTCTACATCGTCGTCTTCAACGTGGGTGAGGGGGTCTCGGCCACGCTCGGGCAGCCGGGGTCGGCGACCGCACCGTTGCTGCTGCTGCTGTCCGCCGGGCTCGTGCTGGGCCTGCGTGCCGAGGGGCGGCTGGCGCACCTCGGTGTGCGGCTCCCCCGCCGCGCGACGCTGACCCCCGCGCTCTACTTCCTGCCGCTGCTGGTCATCGCGCTGCTCCAGCTGACCACCGGAGTCGACCGCCGGCTGGACGCCCCGGACGTGCTCCTCGTCGTGGCGGTGATGATCGGCGTCGGCTTCCTCGAGGAGCTGCTCTTCCGCGGCTTCCTCTACCAGGCGGTCGCGGCCCGTCGCGGCGTCACTGCGGCGGTCGTCGTCTCGGGCCTCACCTTCGGTCTCGGCCACATCCTCAACCTGGCCCGCGGCTACACGGGAGTGGAGCAGCTGGTCCAGATCGTCGTGGCCATCGCCGTCGGCGTCGTGCTGGCGCTCCTGGTCGCGCTGACCGGCTCGATCCTGCCGGGCGTGGCCTTCCACGTCGTGTTCAACATCGTGGGCAGCGTGTCGGCCGGGTCCGGGCGGTCGGACCTCGTCCTGGCCGCGGTGGTCGTGGCCGTCAGCACCGCCTACGCGGTCTACCTGGTCCGGCAGCTGCGTGACCACCCGGCGCCCACCTCGCCGGGCCCTGCCGGCCGCCCTTCCGAGCCGTCGGTCAGGGTATGACGTCGGGCCTGGCGGTCGGGCGCCTCCGGACCTGCGCGGACGCACCACCGCTGCCAGACTGGAAGACGTGGGTGACCGTGGGGACCGGGACGCCGACATCCGGCGGCAGCGCCTCGCTGTCGCGATCGCCGTCGGCATGGCGATCGGTCTCGCGCTGTCCCTTGCCACGGACCGGTGGAGCATGATCGCGGTCGGCCTCGTGCTGGGCCTGGCCCTCGGGCTGTCCTACCGCGTCACCGGCGGGCCCGGCGACTTCAGGCGTGCCGGGCGGGGCAACGCCGTCTGACCCTTCTGTAGGGCCGGTCGGGGTGGGGCTGCCGGCTGGCTGGGGCTCTGGACTAGAGGCGCTCGAGCTTGTGGAACGGGCTGACGATGCGGTGGGTCGAGTCTCCGAAGTCGACGGTCACCGCCGCCTGCTCCTCGTTGATGACGCGCCCGAGTCCGTAGGACTGGTGTGACACGCGGTCGTGCAGCGC
Coding sequences within:
- a CDS encoding GyrI-like domain-containing protein is translated as MSAQPEIVDLEPTPTVAVRGTVTMAELRDFYDRSFGTVAKAVAQQGITPSAAYGLFLAPPADGVELEVGMLVNGAFEVDGDVTPSSLPGGRAAHLVHTGPYDDLPASWQRLTTWVDEQGLTPAGPMWEVYVTEPTPESDPATLRTDLFCSLA
- a CDS encoding FAD-binding domain produces the protein MRVAINGVGVAGPALAYWLRRSGHEPVLFERAPALRTGGYVIDFWGRGYELADRMGVLPELRERGYLVEELRTVDATGRTRASIDLRPMREALGERFLSARRSDLSAMVLAACGDVVTHFGVWVEDLAQDAGGVDVTLSDGRTDRFDLVVGADGLHSHVRSLAFGPAEQFEKPLGAVVAAVRMEDYPHRDELVYVLHTVPRRQASRFSMRDGETLSLLICRDDVAGPDAFGRPSAPEPTPAEQRAALRHAFAGMGWETPEILARLETAEDFYCDRVSQIHLPSWSTGRVALVGDAAACASLLAGEGTGLAMIEAYVLAGELARHVDDIPAGLRAYEDRLRDFVTTKQRSALRMLGFFAPSDALALAVQELGVRIASVPFVTRLAARRVGDDVELPRYEAGG
- a CDS encoding GntR family transcriptional regulator, coding for MLRIDPTSAEPPFAQLRGQIIAQVSEGVLAPGDRLPTVRRLAGDLGIAPNTVARAYRELEADGVLEGRGRAGTFVRATVTAGRAAPAAVSARAAAERYAELSRTLGLEPAAALALVRQALEA
- a CDS encoding ZIP family metal transporter — protein: MELFGQALGLGTIGLVAGVVGAVVAALATRGSTSTLTSYVQHFAAGLIIAAATLDLLPEALALGGGWPLIVGFVVGTAFMLALRAVLNRFGHGHAAGEGHDHEDHAGHGGGTALAARPQVVAGVNLRLAIALAVVVLIDGAIIGVALSAGGAAALLIAIALSIELLFVAASVAGSTRGAGGTVATAVGVGAFVAVMMPVGAVLGALVFAGVSSTLLVAGLAFGAAALLFTAVAELLVEAYEIKESAGTIAMAAGGFLLFLVLMMLM
- a CDS encoding dihydrofolate reductase family protein, with product MARKVTAHLFSSVNGVVESPDRWQFDSFGPDDMAGMGAAIADVTDVVLGRKLWQEWADYWPGADDPFGAFINPVRKHVITSTLDDVSRWQGSSIVEGDPVDYLRALAANGETGTIAVNGGVETVRSLFLAGVIDALTLTTHPVVGVGRRLFDETVPVTRLELVEGRTTSTGNASLTYRLRA
- a CDS encoding CPBP family intramembrane glutamic endopeptidase, whose protein sequence is MLTRLREAHPVWHAVAWIAVYIVVFNVGEGVSATLGQPGSATAPLLLLLSAGLVLGLRAEGRLAHLGVRLPRRATLTPALYFLPLLVIALLQLTTGVDRRLDAPDVLLVVAVMIGVGFLEELLFRGFLYQAVAARRGVTAAVVVSGLTFGLGHILNLARGYTGVEQLVQIVVAIAVGVVLALLVALTGSILPGVAFHVVFNIVGSVSAGSGRSDLVLAAVVVAVSTAYAVYLVRQLRDHPAPTSPGPAGRPSEPSVRV
- a CDS encoding PPOX class F420-dependent oxidoreductase → MTDDALHDIIAGGKLCVIATIRKDGRPQLSQVTYAYDRGRDMVRVSVTDSRAKTANLRRDPRGTLLVQGPGGWAYAAAEFRAEVLPVTTDPHDASADELVDIYRSVAGEHPDWEEFREAMVTERRLPLHLHLDKVLGMAGRH